The following coding sequences lie in one Oryza sativa Japonica Group mitochondrion, complete genome genomic window:
- the orf194 gene encoding hypothetical protein, which translates to MRLLLPFERGRPLLQLSSDDSSPAVDSDLSQPKKRKEKANESEYNQSIAFDDSLTASSTQASISCSRHRRLPAPVHERWMKVSLTTNSRMLGTISFRAPVERPSSSLFLNLGERQKRSPERPRLFQGKEGDRMRDGVPAEWNGHPWGQLCKTEFTIKLDGKTTTKITRNPAQSEWRENPCALEGSEAVRTLIDK; encoded by the coding sequence ATGAGACTCTTGCTTCCCTTTGAAAGAGGCAGACCCCTACTTCAATTGTCATCTGACGACTCTTCCCCAGCTGTGGACTCAGACCTCTCACAACCAAAAAAAAGAAAAGAAAAAGCAAACGAATCCGAATATAACCAATCTATCGCCTTTGATGACTCGTTGACAGCCTCCTCAACCCAAGCTTCCATCTCCTGCTCCAGACATCGGCGCTTGCCCGCGCCAGTCCATGAAAGGTGGATGAAGGTGAGTTTGACTACGAACTCGAGGATGCTGGGAACGATCTCTTTTCGGGCTCCCGTCGAGAGGCCCTCTTCCTCCCTTTTTCTGAATCTGGGAGAGAGGCAAAAGAGAAGTCCAGAGAGACCTCGACTCTTTCAGGGAAAGGAGGGGGATCGAATGCGAGATGGAGTCCCTGCCGAATGGAATGGACATCCTTGGGGACAGCTGTGTAAGACTGAATTTACCATAAAATTGGACGGAAAAACTACTACAAAGATCACAAGAAACCCAGCTCAAAGTGAATGGAGAGAGAACCCCTGTGCCTTGGAAGGATCTGAAGCTGTTCGGACACTCATAGACAAGTGA